A genomic window from Tolypothrix sp. PCC 7910 includes:
- a CDS encoding ABC transporter ATP-binding protein: protein MTTKLRKLKSFQRAADAPNLPSTPFSFIRYFVNQFRWWYIAIVILEVMHATCGIMLPYAIGEIIRSVTKSTVNSQQIFETISQPLMLFTALSIGEVIFGRSSGLLLTILHPIHRQHIIRSLYAYLQHHSHRYLSSSFAGALSQRISETALGVTQTMQMLISEFMSVIVVYIVAIILLYRAYPPLAGLVGVWAVFFISISFWLATRCRIYSRKAAAARSETAGIIVDAVSNLTASRLFARLGFERRYLNERLKREIKEVRIANWYSERIRWFQFISAAILKIGTLYYSLSLWSQGKIATADFVVATSLSLLIISEARNLSRRFLDLFEHIGNIANGVLIIVQPHELIDRENAIAHSITTGKIEFRRVNFSYSTEKQVFHDLSVTIQPGQRVGLVGFSGSGKSTFVNLILRLFDPQAGQILIDGVDIRDMTQDALHAQISLIPQDPSLFHRTLLENIRYGRLEATDEEVIQAARKAYAHDFIVQMSEGYDSLVGERGVKLSGGQRQRIAIARVILKDAPILILDEATSSLDSITEKAIQDTLDLAMNGKTVIVVAHRLSTIAHLDRILVFDQGRIVEDGTHNKLLAKGGAYYRLWQMQAGGFLPEKASDNPLSELQTG, encoded by the coding sequence ATGACTACAAAGCTTAGAAAATTGAAATCCTTTCAACGTGCTGCTGATGCACCCAATTTACCATCAACTCCATTCAGTTTCATCCGCTATTTTGTAAACCAATTTCGTTGGTGGTATATAGCAATTGTCATTTTGGAAGTAATGCACGCGACTTGTGGCATTATGTTACCTTATGCCATCGGCGAAATTATCCGCAGCGTCACAAAATCGACAGTTAACAGCCAGCAGATTTTTGAGACTATCAGTCAACCTCTCATGCTGTTCACCGCTTTAAGTATAGGTGAAGTGATATTTGGGCGTTCATCGGGACTGTTACTAACTATTCTCCATCCCATCCACCGCCAGCATATTATTCGCTCACTATATGCTTACTTGCAGCACCATTCCCATCGCTACTTGAGTAGTAGTTTTGCTGGTGCTTTGTCACAGCGGATTAGCGAAACTGCTTTAGGTGTTACCCAGACGATGCAAATGCTGATTTCTGAATTTATGTCAGTCATCGTTGTCTATATCGTCGCTATCATTTTACTGTATCGCGCCTATCCGCCTCTGGCTGGATTAGTGGGAGTGTGGGCAGTTTTCTTTATCAGCATTTCCTTTTGGCTGGCTACTCGTTGTCGAATTTACTCCCGCAAAGCCGCAGCCGCTAGAAGTGAAACCGCTGGTATTATTGTCGATGCGGTAAGCAATCTCACTGCTAGCCGACTGTTTGCGCGTTTGGGTTTTGAACGACGCTATTTGAATGAGCGATTAAAGCGCGAAATCAAAGAGGTGAGAATAGCGAACTGGTATTCAGAACGAATTCGCTGGTTTCAATTTATCTCAGCCGCAATTTTGAAAATTGGTACTTTGTATTACTCGCTGTCGCTGTGGAGTCAAGGAAAAATCGCAACTGCTGATTTTGTAGTTGCAACTAGCTTATCACTGTTAATCATTAGTGAAGCCCGCAATTTAAGTAGAAGATTTTTGGATTTATTTGAACATATTGGTAATATTGCCAATGGTGTCTTGATAATTGTGCAACCCCATGAATTGATTGATCGAGAAAATGCGATCGCACATTCCATCACTACCGGAAAAATTGAATTTCGGCGCGTTAATTTCAGCTACTCTACTGAAAAACAAGTATTTCACGACCTTTCTGTTACTATCCAACCAGGACAGCGTGTGGGATTAGTAGGCTTTTCTGGTTCGGGAAAATCTACTTTTGTTAATTTAATTTTGCGTCTATTCGATCCCCAAGCAGGACAAATTCTCATCGATGGGGTGGATATTCGCGATATGACGCAGGATGCACTTCACGCCCAAATTAGCTTAATTCCCCAAGATCCGTCTCTATTTCATCGCACCTTACTAGAAAATATTCGTTACGGACGACTTGAAGCTACTGATGAGGAAGTAATTCAAGCAGCGCGCAAAGCTTATGCTCATGATTTTATTGTTCAGATGAGTGAGGGTTATGATTCTCTCGTGGGTGAACGTGGGGTGAAACTTTCCGGTGGACAGAGACAACGAATTGCGATCGCGCGCGTTATCCTCAAAGATGCACCCATCCTAATTTTAGATGAAGCTACATCTAGCCTCGATTCCATCACCGAAAAAGCAATTCAAGATACCCTAGATTTAGCAATGAATGGCAAAACTGTGATTGTCGTAGCTCATCGCTTGTCTACTATCGCCCATTTAGACCGCATTTTAGTATTCGACCAAGGGCGTATTGTTGAAGATGGTACTCACAATAAACTATTAGCAAAAGGCGGTGCTTATTATAGATTATGGCAAATGCAAGCAGGTGGATTTTTACCTGAAAAAGCCAGCGATAATCCATTATCTGAACTACAAACAGGATAG
- a CDS encoding O-methyltransferase, translating into MTQELWTAVDSYITDLFVQPDIALNVALQTAADAGLPPHNVSPNQGKLLLLLAQIQKVRSILEIGTLGGYSTIWLGRSLPADGYLISLEANPKHAEVARSNIARAGLSDIVEIRLGWALDTLPQIAAEGRTFDLIFIDADKPSNPDYFAWALKLSHRGTLIIADNVVRNGAVIDAASDDPNVQGIRRFNELLAAEARISATEIQTVGSKGYDGFAIAVVTGDI; encoded by the coding sequence ATGACCCAAGAACTTTGGACTGCGGTCGATAGCTATATCACTGACTTGTTTGTACAGCCAGATATCGCCCTAAATGTAGCACTACAAACAGCCGCAGATGCTGGTTTACCGCCACACAATGTTTCACCTAATCAAGGCAAATTACTGTTACTGTTAGCACAGATTCAGAAGGTACGTAGTATTTTAGAGATTGGGACATTAGGTGGTTACAGTACAATTTGGTTAGGGCGATCGCTTCCGGCTGATGGTTACCTAATTTCCTTGGAGGCTAACCCAAAGCACGCCGAAGTCGCCCGTAGTAACATTGCTCGCGCTGGTTTATCTGATATCGTAGAAATTCGCCTCGGATGGGCGCTAGATACACTTCCACAAATCGCTGCTGAAGGGCGTACATTTGACTTGATATTTATTGATGCAGATAAACCAAGCAATCCTGATTATTTTGCTTGGGCACTCAAGCTTTCCCATCGTGGTACTTTAATTATTGCCGATAATGTTGTCCGCAATGGGGCAGTAATTGATGCTGCTAGTGACGATCCTAACGTACAGGGTATACGCCGCTTCAACGAATTACTTGCAGCAGAAGCCCGTATCAGTGCTACCGAAATTCAGACTGTAGGTAGTAAAGGGTATGACGGTTTTGCGATCGCTGTTGTCACTGGTGATATTTGA
- a CDS encoding ubiquinol-cytochrome c reductase iron-sulfur subunit, with protein sequence MTFPFSATRRRLLFFAASFASTFGTAIAAFGQQSNNSIKQAKPRTDGFEPVVGPTSILDEHGKVLTDKVLIVKNSANNKLVAVSPLCAHRNCVVDWKQEKQRFVCPCHGSEFATDGKVVKGPAERGLKPFETKIENNRFLVKPL encoded by the coding sequence TTGACTTTTCCGTTTTCTGCTACGCGCCGAAGATTGCTATTTTTTGCAGCCAGTTTTGCTTCTACTTTCGGTACTGCGATCGCCGCTTTTGGACAACAATCTAATAACTCTATTAAGCAAGCTAAACCGAGAACTGATGGTTTTGAGCCTGTTGTAGGCCCTACCAGTATTTTAGATGAACATGGGAAAGTTTTGACTGATAAGGTTCTCATTGTCAAAAATAGCGCTAATAACAAATTAGTCGCTGTCAGTCCCCTATGTGCTCATAGAAATTGTGTAGTTGATTGGAAACAAGAGAAGCAGCGTTTTGTCTGTCCATGTCATGGTTCTGAATTTGCTACTGATGGGAAAGTGGTTAAAGGCCCAGCAGAACGAGGGCTAAAACCTTTTGAAACTAAAATTGAGAACAACCGTTTCTTAGTCAAACCTCTTTAA
- a CDS encoding glutathione S-transferase family protein, translating into MADIKIYSAVVCPYAHRTRLVLQEKGIDFDLIEIDLQNKPEGFTNVSPYGKVPAITHGESRVWESAVINEYLDEVFPNPPLLPNTPIAKAQARIWIDFANTRLVPAFSTLLRSTDTQKQEEAKQELYKHLEFIENEALGKLSQDGPYWFGESISLVDFTFFPWFERWPALKEYRGFGIPAEFARVKQWKHALKERPSVKAIAHSKEFYIERYARFAKPTPVAA; encoded by the coding sequence ATGGCTGACATTAAGATTTATAGTGCAGTTGTTTGTCCTTATGCTCACCGCACGCGCCTAGTTTTGCAAGAAAAAGGTATTGATTTTGATTTGATTGAAATTGACTTGCAAAATAAGCCAGAAGGTTTTACAAATGTTTCTCCCTATGGCAAAGTACCTGCAATTACACATGGTGAGAGTCGCGTTTGGGAATCTGCGGTAATTAATGAGTATTTAGATGAAGTATTTCCTAATCCGCCACTTTTACCTAATACCCCAATCGCTAAAGCTCAAGCTCGGATTTGGATAGATTTTGCTAATACAAGATTAGTACCTGCTTTTTCTACACTCTTACGCAGTACAGATACTCAAAAACAAGAAGAAGCTAAACAAGAACTCTACAAACATCTAGAATTTATTGAAAATGAAGCTTTAGGGAAACTCTCTCAAGATGGCCCCTATTGGTTTGGTGAATCTATTAGTTTGGTTGATTTCACATTTTTCCCTTGGTTTGAGCGCTGGCCTGCGCTGAAAGAGTATCGTGGTTTTGGTATCCCTGCGGAATTTGCTCGTGTAAAACAGTGGAAACACGCGCTGAAAGAACGTCCATCTGTGAAAGCGATCGCTCATTCTAAAGAGTTCTATATTGAGCGATATGCAAGGTTTGCGAAACCTACTCCTGTTGCTGCTTAG
- a CDS encoding nitroreductase family protein — protein MTQKLAPTEYPVHDFIRSRWSPRAFSDRAVEPEKLLSLLEAARWAPSSYNHQPWSFIVATKEDATEYNRLLSTLVEFNQGWAKNAPILILAVAKIRTDDGKTNRHAFHDVGLALENLILQATSLGLFAHQIGGFNPDIAREKYQIPEDYEPATVVTVGYPGDPQNLPDGLRDRELAPRTRKPLTEFVFTGKWGHTSPLLKG, from the coding sequence ATGACGCAGAAACTTGCTCCTACGGAATACCCTGTTCATGACTTCATTCGCAGTCGTTGGAGTCCTAGAGCTTTTAGCGATCGCGCTGTTGAACCAGAGAAACTACTATCTTTGTTAGAAGCGGCGCGTTGGGCACCTTCTTCCTATAATCATCAGCCTTGGAGTTTTATTGTTGCAACTAAAGAGGATGCAACGGAATACAATCGCCTACTTAGTACCTTGGTGGAGTTTAATCAAGGATGGGCGAAAAATGCTCCCATATTGATCCTTGCAGTGGCAAAAATTCGCACTGACGATGGGAAGACAAACAGACACGCATTTCATGACGTAGGACTGGCGTTAGAAAACCTAATTCTTCAAGCGACTTCTCTGGGTTTATTTGCCCATCAAATCGGGGGATTTAATCCAGATATTGCCAGAGAAAAATACCAAATTCCAGAAGACTATGAGCCTGCAACCGTGGTGACAGTTGGTTATCCTGGCGATCCACAAAACCTTCCCGATGGATTACGCGATCGCGAACTAGCACCCCGTACCCGTAAGCCTTTAACCGAATTTGTGTTTACGGGAAAGTGGGGACATACTTCACCTTTGTTGAAAGGCTAA
- a CDS encoding class I SAM-dependent methyltransferase family protein yields the protein MPKDWFEWHDLYNTEPKLQQRLEIVREYITYSLDASPAGRIRVVSVCAGDGRDLLGTLANHPRAQDVYARLVELNPNLVERGKATIESLGLAKQIEFINGDATISANYVGAVPADIVIVCGVFGNLADEAELKRLLDNLSFLSKKGAFVLWTRGHSNGTAYSDTVRKVLQASQFEEVKFKLTATGDMGVGINRYVGENLPAPKEQQLFVFSGVPYKAR from the coding sequence ATGCCAAAAGATTGGTTTGAATGGCACGATCTCTATAATACAGAACCAAAATTACAACAACGCCTAGAAATCGTGCGGGAATACATCACCTACAGCTTAGATGCATCACCAGCAGGAAGAATCCGTGTAGTTAGTGTTTGCGCTGGTGATGGTAGAGATTTACTCGGAACCTTAGCAAATCACCCCCGCGCCCAAGATGTCTATGCAAGACTGGTGGAGTTAAACCCCAATTTAGTTGAACGTGGAAAAGCAACCATAGAATCATTGGGTTTAGCAAAGCAAATAGAATTTATCAATGGTGATGCAACTATCTCCGCTAATTATGTAGGCGCAGTACCCGCAGATATTGTGATTGTTTGTGGTGTGTTTGGTAATTTGGCTGATGAAGCCGAACTCAAACGCTTGCTAGATAACTTGAGTTTTCTCAGTAAAAAAGGTGCTTTTGTTCTCTGGACTCGCGGACATTCTAACGGTACTGCTTACTCTGACACTGTGCGGAAAGTTTTACAAGCATCTCAATTTGAAGAAGTTAAGTTTAAACTCACCGCCACAGGAGATATGGGAGTAGGTATTAATCGTTACGTTGGTGAAAATTTACCCGCACCGAAAGAGCAACAATTATTTGTATTTTCTGGCGTTCCCTATAAAGCTAGGTAA
- a CDS encoding glutathione S-transferase family protein, with the protein MAIQDAVSNWEQLLETARKNTPARRVKRPGQAPSTAPIPSSLHKLPPDTKPPVLLYRDTNSWCPFCERVWFALEEKEIPFETEFIDLSNKPKWYTDLVPTTLVPGAKIEGKLVYESKDILLALEEKFPTPALLPEDPEENAVARQWVEESETNGFRDIAYKFLREKVTDADELAKLQAEFEAKLDELEQTLGKYPGPYFLSSFSLVDILYSPHLDRLAANLPVYRQYHIKGNPRYPRINAWFDALNQRPAYHRVKSDNITNNLLLRRRWGVEPIGNPLPLDPAESEAREFRAEAAERLSDNRENAIADILKNSGVQALATDGDVSAVQEVVDFHLRLLADYLLNGNGAPLPGGRTGGKDGSTIDPKIAAIGAITLAYVRNRICAPRDMSAGAATAFRAAADKVLASLY; encoded by the coding sequence ATGGCTATTCAAGACGCTGTATCTAATTGGGAACAACTCTTAGAAACTGCTCGAAAAAATACCCCAGCGCGCAGGGTAAAAAGACCAGGACAAGCACCATCTACTGCACCTATCCCCAGCAGTCTACATAAACTTCCCCCAGACACGAAGCCACCAGTTTTATTATATAGAGATACTAACTCTTGGTGTCCTTTTTGTGAGAGAGTTTGGTTTGCTTTAGAAGAAAAAGAAATTCCCTTTGAGACAGAGTTTATTGATTTAAGTAATAAGCCAAAATGGTACACTGATTTAGTACCTACTACCCTTGTTCCTGGTGCAAAAATTGAAGGCAAGTTAGTGTATGAATCTAAAGATATTCTCTTAGCTTTAGAAGAAAAATTTCCTACACCAGCTTTACTTCCAGAAGATCCAGAAGAAAACGCTGTTGCTAGACAATGGGTAGAAGAATCAGAAACGAACGGTTTTAGAGATATTGCTTACAAATTCCTCAGAGAAAAAGTTACTGATGCTGATGAATTAGCTAAGTTACAAGCAGAATTTGAAGCTAAATTAGATGAACTTGAACAAACTTTAGGTAAATATCCCGGCCCCTATTTTCTCAGTAGTTTTAGCTTGGTAGATATCCTCTACAGTCCCCATCTCGATCGCTTGGCGGCTAATTTACCAGTTTATCGACAGTATCATATCAAAGGTAATCCCCGTTACCCCCGAATCAATGCTTGGTTTGACGCACTCAATCAACGCCCAGCTTATCATCGGGTGAAATCGGATAATATCACCAACAATTTACTTTTACGCCGTAGATGGGGTGTAGAACCGATTGGGAATCCTTTACCCTTAGATCCAGCAGAAAGCGAAGCTAGAGAATTTCGTGCAGAAGCGGCAGAGAGATTGAGCGATAATCGAGAAAATGCGATCGCAGATATTTTGAAAAATTCTGGCGTTCAAGCTTTAGCTACAGATGGTGATGTTTCCGCAGTTCAAGAGGTGGTTGATTTCCACCTGAGATTGCTTGCTGATTACCTCCTCAATGGTAACGGCGCACCCCTACCAGGTGGACGCACAGGCGGTAAAGATGGTAGTACTATCGATCCCAAGATAGCGGCAATTGGCGCAATTACCCTCGCCTATGTGCGAAATCGCATCTGTGCGCCCAGAGATATGAGTGCTGGTGCTGCGACTGCATTCCGCGCTGCTGCTGATAAGGTTTTGGCTTCTCTTTATTAA
- a CDS encoding aliphatic sulfonate ABC transporter substrate-binding protein: MKTRRYILTAIATCVLTWLLALAGCSSQNTLQSNVSPVAQPSPSSSSQVKVINIGHQSGTPGLNLLKARGLLEKRLTPEGIQVKWISFQGGPPMMEAMAADSVDIGNVGNLPPVFAQAGGNPILYVAATGSNAGAQAIIVPKDSPIKTLADLKGKKLAIQKGTALQYFVLKALESAKLKLTDIQPVYLKIPDSTTAFEGGNVDALPIGDPYLASKELNGSVHVLVRGSDVAPQRAFYIATENFTKNHPDLVKIVLEEQTKVEDWAKANPTEVAKLLAVETKYKPEVLEYSLKNRPYFGVFEMKDEYIAEQQQVVDLFYNQKLIPKTFQVKDAIWKP; encoded by the coding sequence ATGAAAACCCGTCGCTATATTTTAACTGCGATCGCCACTTGTGTATTAACCTGGCTTTTAGCCTTGGCTGGCTGTAGTTCGCAAAATACCTTACAAAGTAACGTTTCTCCCGTTGCACAACCCTCTCCTAGTTCTTCATCACAGGTAAAGGTGATTAATATCGGTCACCAAAGCGGTACACCTGGACTCAATCTCCTAAAAGCACGAGGATTGTTAGAGAAACGACTAACGCCAGAAGGTATTCAAGTTAAATGGATATCCTTTCAAGGTGGCCCCCCGATGATGGAAGCAATGGCAGCTGATAGTGTTGATATTGGTAACGTAGGAAATCTACCACCTGTATTTGCACAAGCTGGTGGTAATCCCATCCTCTATGTGGCGGCGACGGGTTCAAATGCAGGCGCTCAAGCTATTATCGTACCTAAAGATTCTCCTATTAAAACCCTTGCTGATTTAAAAGGAAAAAAATTAGCAATTCAAAAAGGAACAGCCCTACAATACTTTGTCCTCAAAGCTTTAGAAAGTGCAAAACTGAAGCTAACTGATATTCAACCTGTTTACTTAAAAATTCCCGATAGTACCACAGCTTTTGAAGGTGGTAATGTCGATGCTTTACCTATTGGTGATCCTTATCTCGCTTCTAAAGAATTAAATGGTAGCGTGCATGTATTAGTTAGAGGTTCTGATGTCGCACCTCAACGAGCTTTTTACATCGCTACAGAAAATTTTACTAAAAATCACCCCGATTTAGTCAAAATAGTTTTGGAAGAACAAACAAAAGTAGAAGATTGGGCGAAAGCTAATCCTACTGAAGTTGCCAAACTGCTAGCAGTAGAAACTAAATATAAGCCAGAGGTTTTGGAATATTCTTTAAAAAATCGTCCTTATTTTGGTGTCTTTGAAATGAAGGATGAATATATCGCTGAACAACAACAAGTAGTTGATTTGTTCTACAATCAAAAGCTGATTCCTAAAACTTTTCAAGTTAAGGATGCTATCTGGAAACCTTAA
- a CDS encoding GNAT family acetyltransferase, translating into MQKINLLLRPYQEQDEAQVINLWYRCNLVVPWNDPKKDIDLKLQVQPELFLVGLIEDEVIATIMAGYEGHRGWLNYLAVAPEYQRQGIGKYMVEQATIKLKLLNCPKINIQIRNSNTDVIQFYEHLKFKIDDVISMGKRL; encoded by the coding sequence ATGCAAAAAATAAATTTATTGCTGCGACCCTATCAAGAGCAAGATGAAGCACAAGTAATTAATTTATGGTATCGATGTAATTTAGTAGTACCTTGGAATGACCCTAAAAAAGATATTGATCTGAAATTGCAAGTCCAACCAGAATTGTTTCTTGTTGGTTTAATTGAAGATGAAGTTATTGCCACTATCATGGCAGGGTATGAAGGACATCGTGGTTGGCTCAACTATTTAGCTGTAGCACCAGAATATCAACGACAAGGTATTGGTAAGTATATGGTTGAGCAAGCAACTATTAAACTCAAGTTATTGAACTGCCCAAAAATTAACATCCAGATACGTAATTCCAATACAGATGTTATTCAATTTTATGAGCATCTAAAATTCAAAATAGATGATGTTATTAGTATGGGAAAACGTTTATAA
- the cutA gene encoding divalent-cation tolerance protein CutA, producing MKLYYITLNNTDEARQIGRALLEQKLAVCVNWFPITCAYIWQGEITEEPEVVLIVKTQAGYRHDIEKLISQYINYTNFIAEISPTNINDKFLAWLNAEVPIRYSE from the coding sequence ATGAAACTATATTACATCACCCTAAATAATACAGATGAAGCTCGCCAGATTGGTCGTGCTTTGTTAGAACAAAAACTAGCTGTTTGCGTCAATTGGTTCCCAATTACCTGTGCTTATATATGGCAAGGGGAAATTACAGAAGAGCCAGAAGTAGTGCTAATTGTCAAAACTCAAGCAGGTTATCGCCATGATATTGAAAAATTAATTAGCCAATATATTAATTACACTAATTTCATTGCGGAGATATCACCGACTAATATTAATGACAAATTTTTAGCATGGTTGAATGCTGAGGTTCCCATACGTTATTCAGAGTAA
- a CDS encoding MFS transporter, with amino-acid sequence MSQLPIQSLTLSTSQKSWVLLGVGLGVFMSTLDVGIINVALPTLVQSFHTSFPMAQWAVLSYQLVSSGLVLGATRLGDMWGKKPLYQAGLIIFTLSSLLCSFAPSIEWLIGFRALQGLGAVFISGLGLAIITEVFPASERGRAVGIIGSVVSLGIAFGPSAGGLLLNLSGWHSIFLINVPLGIIASFLVARLVPPSTPSESKQTFDPLGALLALWTLGSFGLGMTFGQSEGFSSINTIVLLAIASLSFITFLVVEAILDQPLLELHLFRNLQLSMSLLSGWLAFTVIGGSLLITPFFLERVKNYPTVKVGLLLAFSPVLSGLVAPIAGILADRFGAKLISSLGLGLMIGGCLGISTFDAQITELGYISRYFIYGIGLGLFQSPNNTTVMGSVSRERLGIASGLLSLSRTSGNTVGVSLIGAVFGGLIASVAAGADVSVAPPEAIVTGFQATFRFAALILCIAAAVSVLRLRNQSQ; translated from the coding sequence TTGTCCCAACTGCCAATACAATCTCTGACTTTATCCACCTCTCAAAAATCTTGGGTTTTGTTAGGTGTCGGATTAGGTGTATTCATGTCTACCCTAGATGTGGGCATTATCAATGTGGCATTACCCACTTTGGTGCAAAGCTTTCACACTAGTTTCCCTATGGCCCAGTGGGCTGTGTTGAGTTATCAGTTAGTCAGTTCTGGTTTAGTTTTAGGCGCAACTCGTCTAGGGGATATGTGGGGTAAAAAACCCCTATATCAAGCAGGGCTGATTATATTTACCTTGAGTTCACTGTTATGTAGTTTTGCACCTAGCATTGAGTGGTTGATTGGCTTTCGGGCACTTCAGGGGCTTGGTGCAGTGTTCATCTCTGGCCTTGGTTTGGCAATTATCACAGAAGTCTTCCCAGCTTCTGAACGAGGTCGGGCGGTTGGCATTATTGGAAGTGTCGTGTCTCTGGGAATTGCTTTTGGCCCTTCTGCTGGCGGATTGCTGTTGAACTTGTCAGGTTGGCATAGTATATTCCTGATCAATGTGCCTTTGGGCATCATAGCTAGTTTCCTTGTGGCGCGGTTAGTACCACCATCTACCCCTAGTGAAAGTAAACAAACATTCGACCCTTTAGGAGCCTTGTTAGCTTTATGGACTCTGGGTAGTTTTGGCTTAGGTATGACCTTTGGGCAAAGTGAAGGCTTTAGCAGTATTAACACCATCGTATTACTTGCGATCGCATCTCTCAGCTTTATCACTTTCCTAGTAGTAGAAGCTATTCTCGACCAACCATTACTAGAATTGCACCTATTCCGCAATCTTCAGCTGAGTATGAGTTTGCTGAGTGGCTGGTTAGCGTTCACGGTAATTGGTGGTTCACTACTCATTACCCCGTTCTTTTTAGAGCGAGTGAAGAACTACCCAACAGTAAAAGTTGGGTTACTCTTAGCTTTTTCGCCTGTACTTAGCGGATTAGTTGCTCCAATTGCTGGTATACTTGCAGACCGCTTTGGTGCGAAATTAATTAGTTCCCTTGGGCTGGGATTGATGATTGGTGGTTGTTTGGGTATCAGCACCTTTGATGCTCAAATTACTGAGTTAGGTTATATATCGCGTTATTTTATTTACGGTATTGGGCTAGGTTTATTTCAATCGCCCAATAATACTACTGTTATGGGTTCAGTATCTCGGGAAAGGCTGGGGATTGCTTCAGGATTACTCTCTTTATCACGCACATCTGGTAATACTGTCGGCGTTTCCTTGATAGGTGCAGTATTTGGCGGCTTAATTGCTAGTGTAGCAGCAGGTGCAGATGTATCTGTCGCTCCTCCGGAAGCGATCGTTACAGGCTTCCAAGCTACCTTTCGGTTTGCAGCGCTAATTCTGTGTATTGCTGCGGCTGTTTCAGTGTTGAGGTTACGTAATCAAAGTCAGTGA
- a CDS encoding LLM class flavin-dependent oxidoreductase, with the protein MSKPRYGIWAPVGGNFGPLDTQEEPIDASYERSRSLILAAERLGYATTLVAQHIANPRSLELEQLETWTASAAFAEATEKIEIIAAIKPLLFHPAVLAKMALGIDAISRGRFAINLISAWFRPEMERTNIPFPPHDERYRYSGEWLKVVRALWSGERVNFEGEYFKITDLSLRPTSIAKPHPPIYLGGASDPAQILAAEQADIYFINGQPIEDVRQVIKQVLSRPRSLPQPVRFGLSAFVIARPTDAEAQEELQRLTELQKKEEHLKLSVAKGVDPDAVMFRLFAKNPAVGGNGGTAAGLVGSYDTVATRIAAFSDAGIDTFMLQFNPFVREMTRFAEEIMPRVRHLQPV; encoded by the coding sequence ATGTCAAAACCACGTTATGGTATTTGGGCACCTGTTGGTGGTAACTTTGGCCCTTTAGATACTCAAGAAGAGCCCATCGATGCGAGTTATGAGCGATCGCGATCGCTAATTTTAGCAGCTGAACGCTTGGGATACGCGACAACTCTGGTAGCACAGCACATTGCCAACCCACGCAGTTTAGAATTAGAGCAGTTAGAAACTTGGACTGCTTCTGCGGCGTTTGCTGAAGCTACAGAAAAAATTGAGATTATCGCCGCTATTAAACCTTTATTATTCCATCCGGCTGTTCTAGCAAAGATGGCCTTAGGGATTGACGCAATTAGTCGCGGACGTTTCGCCATCAACTTGATTAGCGCTTGGTTTCGTCCAGAAATGGAACGCACTAATATTCCCTTTCCTCCCCATGATGAACGTTATCGCTATTCTGGTGAATGGTTAAAAGTTGTCAGAGCTTTGTGGAGTGGAGAGAGGGTTAACTTTGAGGGAGAATATTTCAAAATCACAGATTTAAGCTTACGTCCTACCTCCATCGCCAAACCCCATCCCCCAATTTACTTGGGAGGTGCATCCGATCCCGCCCAGATTTTAGCGGCTGAACAAGCAGATATCTACTTTATCAACGGTCAGCCAATCGAAGATGTGCGTCAGGTAATTAAACAAGTATTGAGCCGTCCGCGATCGCTACCTCAACCAGTGCGTTTTGGGTTATCAGCCTTCGTCATTGCAAGACCTACCGATGCAGAAGCGCAAGAAGAACTACAGCGACTTACAGAACTTCAAAAAAAGGAAGAACATTTGAAATTAAGCGTGGCGAAAGGTGTCGATCCAGATGCAGTTATGTTCCGACTCTTCGCTAAAAATCCCGCTGTTGGTGGTAATGGTGGAACAGCCGCAGGTTTAGTTGGCAGCTACGATACAGTTGCTACAAGAATTGCCGCTTTTTCTGACGCAGGTATCGATACATTTATGCTGCAATTCAATCCTTTTGTACGGGAAATGACCCGTTTTGCCGAAGAAATAATGCCACGTGTAAGGCATTTACAGCCTGTATAA